In one window of Methanoculleus chikugoensis DNA:
- a CDS encoding CoB--CoM heterodisulfide reductase iron-sulfur subunit A family protein, protein MAEVVVIGAGVAGIQAALDLADHNIHVHLIEREPTIGGHMAQLDKTFPTNDCSMCILSPKMVEVARHPNVTIHTCSEVEGIEGEVGNFRVRVRKHPRYILEDECNGCGDCVAICPVEVYNRFDAGIGVRKAVYKPHAQAVPDIVVKDREHCIECGLCYDACGKEAILHEDEERHLEIEAASIVVATGYATFDARNKAQLRYLIIPDVITSLEFERMINASGPTGGKLKRLSNGRPPRSVAFVQCVGSRDLSAGRPYCSGVCCMYAMKNATLIREKNPDIEVTVFYNDIRAYGKGYEEYYERARSLGVRFVRGFPGEVLEENDRLMMVAENTETSEVETFHPDLVVLSVGLEPAAGADVVARMLGIPRDESGFFGVADQKLGPVLTVKPGIYVAGTATAPRDIPDSVAMGEAAAMRAFLDTIRVG, encoded by the coding sequence ATGGCTGAGGTCGTCGTCATCGGCGCCGGGGTCGCGGGCATCCAGGCGGCGCTCGACCTTGCCGACCACAACATCCACGTCCACCTCATCGAGCGCGAACCGACCATCGGCGGGCACATGGCCCAGCTCGACAAGACGTTCCCCACGAACGACTGCTCGATGTGCATCCTCTCTCCGAAGATGGTCGAGGTGGCCCGGCACCCTAACGTCACCATCCATACCTGCTCCGAGGTCGAGGGGATCGAGGGCGAGGTGGGGAACTTCCGCGTCCGAGTCAGGAAACATCCCCGTTACATCCTCGAGGACGAGTGCAACGGCTGCGGGGACTGCGTCGCGATCTGCCCGGTGGAGGTCTACAACCGGTTCGACGCGGGCATCGGCGTCCGGAAGGCGGTCTACAAGCCGCACGCCCAGGCGGTCCCGGACATCGTCGTCAAAGACCGGGAGCACTGCATCGAGTGCGGGCTCTGCTACGACGCCTGCGGGAAAGAGGCAATCCTGCACGAGGACGAGGAGCGCCACCTCGAGATCGAGGCGGCAAGCATCGTCGTCGCGACCGGCTATGCGACGTTCGATGCCAGAAACAAGGCGCAGCTCCGCTACCTCATCATCCCCGACGTCATCACGAGCCTGGAGTTCGAGCGGATGATCAACGCAAGCGGGCCGACGGGCGGGAAACTCAAGAGGCTCTCGAACGGCAGACCGCCCCGGAGCGTGGCGTTCGTCCAGTGCGTCGGCTCCCGCGACCTCTCCGCCGGCCGCCCCTACTGCTCCGGGGTCTGCTGCATGTACGCGATGAAGAACGCCACGCTCATCCGGGAGAAGAACCCCGATATCGAGGTCACCGTCTTCTACAACGACATCCGGGCATACGGCAAGGGCTACGAGGAGTACTACGAGCGGGCGAGGAGTCTCGGGGTCAGGTTCGTCCGCGGGTTCCCCGGCGAGGTGCTCGAGGAGAACGACCGCCTGATGATGGTCGCGGAGAACACCGAGACCAGCGAGGTGGAGACATTCCACCCGGATCTTGTGGTGCTCTCCGTCGGGCTCGAACCGGCCGCGGGAGCGGATGTGGTTGCCCGGATGCTCGGCATCCCGCGGGACGAGTCCGGGTTCTTCGGGGTCGCCGACCAGAAACTCGGCCCCGTGCTCACGGTGAAGCCCGGGATCTACGTGGCAGGAACCGCCACCGCGCCGAGGGACATCCCCGACTCCGTCGCGATGGGCGAGGCGGCGGCCATGCGGGCGTTCCTCGATACGATCAGGGTGGGATGA
- the mtnA gene encoding S-methyl-5-thioribose-1-phosphate isomerase, translating into MTEGEDPYTIAWDAEDECILYIDQTLLPERYEQMRCVTVDDLARAIRRLEIRGAPALGIAGAMGVALAAVRSRETDLQRFSGEVGRAGDLLRGTRPTAVNLAWGIDRVLRKMALAASVAEAKAVAVAEANAVAEEDELTCRRLGGFGEELFPERCTVLTHCNAGALACRCWGTALGTIRSAVEAGKNVRVIACETRPLNQGSRLTCWELARDGVDVTLIPDSSAAYLMRKGMIDLVVVGADRITKDAVFNKIGTYMHAVAARHHGIPFYVAAPVSTFDLSRRETDITVEERDRSELTSCGDKKLAPDNVNVLNYAFDATPLDLVDAIVTEIGVLRPPYMESFRLVGRDREVRP; encoded by the coding sequence ATGACGGAAGGGGAAGATCCTTACACCATCGCGTGGGATGCAGAGGACGAGTGCATCCTCTACATCGACCAGACCCTGCTCCCCGAACGCTACGAGCAGATGCGGTGCGTGACCGTCGACGACCTCGCCCGGGCGATCCGGAGGCTCGAGATCCGGGGAGCGCCGGCGCTCGGGATTGCCGGCGCGATGGGCGTGGCGCTCGCCGCCGTCCGGAGCAGGGAGACAGACCTTCAGCGGTTCTCGGGCGAGGTCGGGCGGGCGGGAGACCTTCTACGAGGCACCCGTCCGACCGCGGTCAACCTCGCGTGGGGAATCGACCGCGTGCTGCGGAAGATGGCGCTGGCGGCATCGGTCGCGGAGGCGAAGGCCGTAGCGGTCGCGGAGGCGAACGCCGTCGCCGAGGAGGACGAACTGACCTGCCGGAGGCTCGGCGGGTTCGGCGAAGAACTCTTCCCGGAGAGGTGCACGGTGCTCACCCACTGCAACGCGGGAGCGCTCGCCTGCCGCTGCTGGGGAACGGCGCTCGGGACGATCCGGTCGGCGGTTGAGGCCGGAAAGAATGTGCGGGTGATCGCCTGCGAGACCCGGCCGCTCAACCAGGGTTCGAGGCTCACCTGCTGGGAACTTGCCCGGGACGGGGTCGACGTGACCCTCATCCCCGACTCGTCGGCGGCGTACCTGATGCGGAAGGGGATGATCGACCTCGTCGTCGTCGGCGCCGACCGGATCACGAAGGATGCGGTCTTCAACAAGATCGGGACGTATATGCATGCCGTCGCCGCCCGCCACCACGGCATACCGTTCTACGTCGCGGCGCCCGTCTCAACGTTCGATCTCTCCCGCAGGGAGACGGATATCACCGTCGAGGAGCGGGACCGCTCCGAACTCACCTCCTGCGGCGATAAAAAACTCGCGCCCGACAACGTGAACGTGCTCAACTACGCCTTCGACGCCACCCCGCTCGACCTCGTCGATGCGATCGTCACCGAGATCGGGGTGCTGCGGCCGCCGTATATGGAGTCGTTCCGGCTGGTCGGGAGAGACAGGGAGGTCCGGCCATGA
- a CDS encoding DUF116 domain-containing protein, which yields MSFLDSEIWIQLMTLIGEVTFFLILGMLLAAVALAIIAAASITRGKFYLPQILIPGMVLLEGLVKAFCKLLGLDDKDLITFFITLRNTMNTKAFSETPVEQRAVFLPQCLRSAQCPANLTPEGLKCRNCGRCSVGENTAWLERRGYRVFIVPGSTFIKRMVKKYHPRAIIGVGCLMEVKDGIDMSDRIGIVAIGVVNLKDGCVETVADWGAVRDAALLGIKPPSGSVDFHGPAE from the coding sequence ATGAGTTTCCTCGATTCCGAGATCTGGATCCAGTTGATGACCCTCATCGGGGAGGTCACGTTCTTCCTCATCCTCGGGATGCTCCTTGCCGCAGTAGCCCTCGCGATCATCGCCGCCGCCTCGATCACCCGGGGGAAGTTCTACTTACCGCAGATCCTGATACCCGGCATGGTCCTTCTCGAAGGGCTCGTGAAGGCGTTCTGCAAACTCCTCGGGCTGGACGACAAGGATCTCATCACGTTCTTCATAACGCTCAGGAACACCATGAACACGAAGGCCTTCTCCGAGACCCCCGTCGAGCAGCGGGCGGTCTTCCTGCCCCAATGCCTGCGCTCGGCGCAGTGTCCGGCAAACCTGACGCCGGAAGGCCTCAAATGCCGCAACTGCGGCCGCTGTTCGGTCGGGGAGAACACGGCGTGGCTCGAGAGACGCGGCTACCGGGTCTTCATCGTCCCGGGCTCGACGTTCATCAAACGGATGGTCAAGAAGTATCACCCGCGGGCGATCATCGGCGTCGGCTGCCTCATGGAGGTGAAAGACGGGATCGATATGTCCGACCGGATAGGAATCGTCGCTATCGGTGTCGTGAACCTAAAAGACGGGTGCGTGGAGACGGTAGCGGACTGGGGCGCGGTGAGAGATGCCGCCCTGCTCGGCATCAAACCCCCCTCAGGTTCCGTAGACTTTCACGGCCCTGCCGAATAG
- a CDS encoding polymer-forming cytoskeletal protein → MKIDGNFITPPETHIWGNMVVAGRLELGPGSTVGGFVEADSIVVGHDARIKGPLRVLETATICDNACLHSIKAGGNITLRPGVRVGAVNSDETIFVYGKVTSERLFGRAVKVYGT, encoded by the coding sequence GTGAAGATAGACGGGAATTTCATCACCCCTCCCGAGACGCACATCTGGGGCAATATGGTCGTTGCCGGTCGCCTCGAACTCGGGCCGGGTTCGACGGTCGGCGGGTTCGTCGAGGCCGATAGCATCGTCGTCGGCCATGACGCCAGGATAAAAGGGCCGCTCAGGGTTCTGGAGACCGCCACCATCTGCGACAACGCGTGTCTCCATTCGATCAAGGCGGGGGGCAACATCACCCTCCGGCCGGGGGTCAGGGTCGGTGCCGTGAACAGCGACGAGACGATCTTCGTCTACGGCAAGGTCACCAGCGAGCGCCTATTCGGCAGGGCCGTGAAAGTCTACGGAACCTGA
- a CDS encoding geranylgeranylglycerol-phosphate geranylgeranyltransferase encodes MSASAYIRITRPHNAVVAGLTALIGYLIATGTLTPPSLLLAVIVALITAGGNVINDVCDVEIDRINRPDRPIPAGEISLGGARAYAAALFIAGIAIATLTPPLCLAIAIINSTILVAYAVRLKRTPVLGNAAVAYLTASVFLFGGAFAGIEGLVRNLSLAAITFLATIARELLKDAEDVDGDAAGGARTLPMIVGVRRTGIFAFACACGAVVVSLLPSGDWWGLFYLAGIAVVDLVILFGAFRGLQCTTPGCVRESSATSILRMGMFAALAVFAIAAVI; translated from the coding sequence ATGAGCGCCTCCGCATACATCCGGATCACCCGCCCGCACAACGCCGTCGTTGCCGGCCTTACCGCGCTCATCGGCTACCTCATCGCCACCGGGACGCTCACGCCGCCGTCACTCCTGCTCGCCGTGATCGTCGCGCTCATCACCGCCGGCGGGAACGTGATCAACGACGTCTGCGACGTTGAGATCGACCGGATCAACCGCCCCGACCGCCCCATACCGGCAGGGGAGATCAGCCTTGGCGGTGCAAGGGCGTATGCAGCGGCGCTCTTTATCGCCGGAATCGCGATTGCCACCCTGACACCGCCGCTCTGCCTTGCTATCGCCATCATAAACTCTACCATCCTTGTCGCCTACGCCGTCCGGCTGAAGCGCACCCCCGTCCTCGGCAACGCGGCCGTCGCCTACCTGACGGCGAGCGTCTTCCTCTTCGGCGGAGCGTTTGCGGGCATCGAGGGGCTCGTCCGGAACCTCTCGCTCGCGGCGATCACGTTCCTTGCGACCATCGCGCGGGAGCTCCTGAAAGATGCGGAAGACGTCGACGGGGACGCGGCGGGAGGCGCCCGCACCCTTCCCATGATCGTCGGTGTCCGGAGGACGGGGATATTCGCGTTCGCCTGCGCCTGCGGCGCCGTGGTGGTGAGCCTCCTCCCCTCCGGCGACTGGTGGGGCCTCTTTTACCTCGCCGGCATCGCGGTCGTGGATCTCGTCATCCTCTTCGGGGCCTTCCGGGGTCTTCAATGCACGACGCCGGGCTGTGTCCGTGAGTCCAGCGCGACATCAATCCTGCGAATGGGGATGTTTGCCGCGCTCGCTGTCTTTGCGATCGCCGCGGTGATCTGA
- a CDS encoding tRNA (guanine(10)-N(2))-dimethyltransferase, producing the protein MDVVEVTEGRTRFLVPRQDPRLQFPPGSGPVFYNSRMEMNRDATILLLSVLRPESYLDAMGASGVRGLRVAHEVGIPVTINDRSETAVDLARRNADALGLAVEVTRKDANALMSERRFDTVDLDPFGTPAPFVDAAARSAARHLFVTATDTAPLCGAHLKAGMRRYFSRPRNTEYHAEVGLRTLLGFVAREVIKYDRGFEPLFCYAHEHFHRLHLRIRYGAAAADRTLARIGYVMQCGDCLYRSERTGILPEPAECPICGADLVPVGPLWTGRINDDATLAAMQEALPGITAGTGTRIGRLLATCRQELDTSSHYDYHVVAKRLRLSPAGIETVIGRLQALGYRASRAHYSGTALKTDAPLPALEEVISGG; encoded by the coding sequence ATGGACGTTGTCGAGGTCACCGAAGGAAGAACCCGTTTTCTCGTACCCAGACAGGATCCTCGCCTCCAGTTCCCGCCGGGAAGCGGCCCGGTCTTTTATAACTCGCGCATGGAGATGAACCGGGACGCTACCATCCTCCTGCTCTCTGTCCTGCGGCCCGAGAGTTACCTCGACGCCATGGGGGCATCCGGCGTCCGGGGGCTCCGGGTGGCGCACGAGGTCGGGATACCGGTGACGATCAACGACCGGAGCGAGACGGCGGTCGATCTCGCCCGGCGGAACGCCGATGCGCTGGGTCTCGCCGTCGAGGTGACCCGGAAGGATGCGAACGCACTGATGAGCGAGAGACGATTTGATACGGTCGACCTCGACCCCTTCGGGACGCCGGCGCCGTTCGTCGACGCCGCGGCCCGGAGCGCCGCACGGCACCTCTTCGTCACTGCCACCGACACCGCGCCGCTCTGCGGGGCGCACCTGAAGGCCGGGATGCGCCGTTACTTCTCCCGCCCGAGAAACACCGAGTATCACGCCGAGGTCGGTCTCCGGACGCTGCTCGGGTTCGTGGCACGCGAGGTGATCAAGTACGACCGGGGCTTTGAACCCCTCTTCTGCTACGCGCACGAGCACTTCCACCGCCTGCACCTCCGTATCCGCTACGGGGCGGCGGCGGCCGACAGGACGCTTGCGCGGATCGGCTACGTGATGCAGTGCGGAGACTGTCTCTACCGCTCGGAGAGGACCGGGATCCTCCCCGAGCCCGCGGAGTGTCCGATCTGCGGCGCGGACCTGGTGCCGGTCGGCCCGCTCTGGACGGGGAGGATCAACGACGATGCGACGCTTGCCGCGATGCAGGAGGCGCTCCCCGGCATCACGGCCGGGACCGGGACGCGGATCGGGCGGCTGCTCGCGACCTGCCGCCAGGAACTCGATACGTCGAGCCACTACGACTACCACGTCGTCGCAAAACGCCTGCGGCTCTCTCCTGCCGGGATCGAGACGGTCATCGGGCGGTTGCAGGCTCTCGGCTACCGGGCGAGCCGTGCGCACTACTCCGGCACCGCCCTCAAGACCGACGCGCCGCTCCCGGCCCTCGAAGAAGTGATCAGCGGCGGGTGA
- a CDS encoding OBG GTPase family GTP-binding protein, whose amino-acid sequence MSSVEEQIRELEDELKNTPYNKATSKHIGRVKAKLAKIRDDAVARAMASSGGGEGYSVKKSGDATVVLVGFPSVGKSTLLNRLTGSELSETAAYAFTTVSVIPGSMEHRGAKIQILDIPGLIAGAAMGKGRGKEVIAVVRSADLILVLVDVFNEKHVDVLLRELHDAGIRINRPKPDITIKKAGSGGIRLNTVGAVDLDLEEIRAILAESKIVNADVLIRSDVTQDDFIDAMIGNRVYVPAFIAVNKVDLVEEKTRAKIESELTERFGETPIMISAHSGYHIEDLKDAIFENLEFMRVYLKPVGGPADMDEPLIIRSPATVEDVCNRLHRDFADKFRYAKVWGDSAKHDAQRVGITHQLADGDVLTVVTRR is encoded by the coding sequence ATGAGCAGTGTCGAAGAGCAGATACGTGAACTTGAGGACGAGCTCAAGAATACCCCGTACAACAAGGCGACCTCGAAGCATATCGGTCGCGTCAAGGCGAAACTCGCAAAGATCCGTGACGATGCAGTAGCCCGGGCCATGGCCTCCTCCGGCGGGGGTGAGGGCTACTCCGTAAAGAAGTCGGGAGACGCCACCGTCGTCCTGGTCGGCTTCCCGTCGGTCGGTAAAAGTACGCTGCTCAACAGGCTCACCGGTTCGGAACTCAGCGAGACGGCGGCCTACGCCTTCACGACCGTCTCGGTCATCCCGGGCTCGATGGAGCACCGGGGCGCAAAGATCCAGATCCTTGATATCCCCGGCCTGATCGCCGGTGCGGCCATGGGCAAGGGCCGCGGGAAAGAGGTGATCGCCGTCGTCCGTTCCGCAGACCTGATCCTGGTCCTGGTCGACGTCTTCAACGAGAAGCACGTGGACGTCCTTCTCCGGGAACTTCACGATGCCGGCATCAGGATCAACCGGCCAAAACCCGATATCACCATCAAGAAGGCCGGATCCGGCGGTATCCGGCTGAACACCGTCGGCGCCGTCGACCTCGATCTCGAGGAGATCCGTGCAATCCTGGCAGAGAGCAAGATCGTCAACGCCGACGTCCTGATTCGTAGCGATGTCACGCAGGACGACTTCATCGACGCAATGATCGGGAACCGCGTCTACGTCCCCGCGTTCATCGCGGTCAATAAGGTCGACCTGGTGGAAGAGAAGACCCGGGCGAAGATCGAGAGCGAGTTGACCGAGCGGTTCGGCGAAACGCCGATCATGATATCCGCGCACAGCGGTTACCACATCGAAGACCTCAAAGACGCCATATTCGAGAACCTGGAGTTCATGCGGGTCTACTTAAAGCCGGTCGGCGGCCCCGCAGATATGGACGAACCGTTGATCATCCGGAGCCCGGCAACGGTCGAGGACGTCTGCAACCGCCTCCACCGCGACTTCGCCGACAAATTCCGCTACGCAAAAGTCTGGGGCGATTCGGCCAAACACGACGCGCAACGCGTCGGCATCACTCACCAGCTCGCGGACGGGGACGTCCTCACCGTCGTCACCCGCCGCTGA